The following proteins come from a genomic window of Paenibacillus spongiae:
- a CDS encoding electron transfer flavoprotein subunit beta/FixA family protein, whose translation MIVGVIMKQTFDTEEKIVIHQGMISEEGVKFVINPYDEYAVEEAIRIKENTGCSVVVVSVGPPRSSEALRTALAMGADEAVLITDDRIPQDEYAVSIVLAAYFASHACDLILGGNFAVDTGSGQVAIRLAELLKLPHVASVTKLELQTGGRAKAERDAEGDLELLEIELPALFTAQQGLNEPRYPSLPGIMKAKKKPFRQLSLDDLGIAPVALQARTTQAELSLPPVRQAGQILQGDLQQQAAKLVELLRTTQRSGGPTL comes from the coding sequence ATGATTGTGGGCGTTATTATGAAGCAGACATTCGATACCGAGGAAAAAATCGTGATCCATCAAGGCATGATCAGCGAAGAGGGCGTAAAATTCGTGATCAACCCATATGACGAATACGCCGTTGAGGAAGCGATCCGCATTAAGGAGAATACAGGCTGCTCCGTCGTCGTTGTTTCCGTCGGGCCGCCGCGAAGCTCGGAGGCGCTTCGAACTGCGCTGGCCATGGGCGCCGACGAAGCCGTACTCATCACGGATGACCGTATTCCGCAGGATGAATACGCCGTCTCCATCGTTCTCGCCGCCTATTTCGCAAGCCATGCCTGCGATCTTATCCTGGGGGGCAATTTCGCGGTGGATACCGGCTCGGGCCAGGTTGCGATCCGGCTGGCGGAGCTGCTGAAGCTGCCGCATGTCGCCTCCGTTACGAAGCTGGAGCTGCAGACCGGCGGACGCGCGAAGGCGGAGCGGGACGCCGAAGGCGACCTGGAGCTGCTGGAGATAGAGCTGCCTGCGCTGTTCACCGCCCAGCAAGGCTTGAACGAGCCCCGTTATCCTTCGCTGCCGGGGATTATGAAAGCCAAGAAGAAACCATTCCGGCAGCTTTCGCTGGATGATCTGGGTATTGCTCCGGTTGCACTGCAGGCGAGAACGACTCAGGCGGAGCTGAGTCTCCCTCCCGTCAGACAGGCCGGACAAATTCTTCAAGGCGATCTGCAGCAGCAGGCGGCCAAGCTCGTAGAGCTGCTGCGCACAACACAACGCTCAGGAGGACCCACATTATGA
- a CDS encoding IDEAL domain-containing protein, which produces MRIEISDWVQGKTRDGQLIRGFIESVDSLQAIVKVYVVQSDNEDAIGTRVSVREQWLKKLPELAMEDAPSIQNLIDLALSTKDEAWFMELSEKQRAIQAPADKTIDAPPIYTAYTNRLGMSGTRE; this is translated from the coding sequence ATGCGTATTGAAATCAGTGATTGGGTGCAAGGAAAAACGAGAGATGGGCAGTTAATCCGCGGATTCATCGAATCGGTCGATTCGCTGCAGGCAATCGTGAAGGTTTACGTCGTTCAATCGGATAACGAGGACGCGATCGGAACACGGGTCTCGGTGCGGGAGCAGTGGCTGAAGAAGCTTCCGGAGCTTGCGATGGAGGATGCCCCGTCGATTCAGAATTTAATCGATCTTGCTTTATCGACCAAGGACGAAGCCTGGTTCATGGAGCTGTCCGAGAAACAGAGAGCGATTCAAGCGCCTGCGGATAAAACGATTGACGCTCCTCCTATATATACGGCCTACACGAACCGATTGGGCATGTCAGGCACTAGAGAATGA
- a CDS encoding AraC family transcriptional regulator, translating to MGKEMNGQPTRVAEPCGHAAIRLHAMSIRIVMHEQNLKVDHITTDFQTNRKGMLTVRHQHPVFHLMYITEGLGEFLVNDKVSKASAGLLYIINPNEWHQFHGDEHEPLNNLECTFLVRNEQDEPVEANFFDWVEEKRGLPLPESYRSGPIFVPGHLRPFLIEGFQRLLDPGNRYVTAEHLSLMVADLLLRTEETIWQIGRSDEAAYVQRGAKEIALIKQYMRTHLAEPVKLEKLSQLIHWSPNYLCRIFKEHTGKSPMAYLQSIRMMEAEKLLLYTDLPIFAISELLGYDDASYFARLFRRHHGRAPTEYRII from the coding sequence TTGGGGAAGGAGATGAACGGGCAGCCGACTCGCGTTGCGGAGCCTTGCGGCCATGCTGCGATAAGGCTTCATGCTATGAGCATTCGTATCGTTATGCACGAACAGAACCTGAAGGTGGATCATATTACAACCGATTTTCAAACGAATCGCAAAGGGATGCTGACGGTGCGGCACCAGCATCCGGTGTTTCATTTGATGTACATAACCGAAGGCTTAGGGGAATTTCTGGTCAACGATAAAGTGAGTAAAGCATCAGCCGGGCTTCTATATATCATCAATCCGAATGAATGGCATCAATTCCATGGCGATGAACATGAGCCGCTGAATAATCTGGAGTGCACCTTTCTTGTCCGGAATGAACAAGACGAGCCGGTGGAGGCGAACTTCTTCGACTGGGTGGAGGAGAAGCGGGGACTTCCGCTGCCGGAATCATACCGCTCTGGACCCATTTTCGTTCCCGGCCATCTGCGGCCCTTTCTGATCGAAGGGTTCCAGCGGCTGCTTGATCCAGGCAACCGTTATGTCACGGCTGAGCATCTGTCGCTTATGGTGGCGGATTTGCTGCTGCGTACCGAAGAAACGATCTGGCAGATCGGCAGATCCGATGAGGCTGCTTATGTGCAGCGGGGGGCCAAGGAGATTGCGTTGATCAAGCAGTATATGAGAACGCATCTGGCTGAACCCGTGAAGCTGGAGAAGCTGTCGCAGCTTATCCATTGGTCGCCCAATTACTTGTGTCGAATCTTTAAGGAGCACACCGGCAAGTCGCCTATGGCGTACCTTCAGTCGATACGCATGATGGAAGCCGAGAAGCTGCTGCTCTATACCGACCTGCCCATCTTTGCCATCTCCGAGCTGCTGGGCTATGACGACGCTTCTTATTTCGCCCGCTTATTTCGCAGACATCATGGCCGCGCACCTACGGAATACAGGATAATATAG
- a CDS encoding phytanoyl-CoA dioxygenase family protein encodes MRLTIDQVIQYQTEGYLIVEDVISDDILQPVIDELSAEIARKAEQLHTEGKITNLHESEPFERRYGLLHAQCAEIGRGLDINEYLGKAMFDFLRNDSLLDLVECLLGSELSCNPIQHVRAKLPLNPAAGRTETNYYENVPWHQDCAVTTEDSDASEIITFWLPLIDATAVTGCMEIMPEVFKLGYMKHQAQGGTTIVPEQLPHVEPVCGECRKGGIVIMNKYTPHRGITNRSDRIRWSIDLRYHKSGANSGRSIQPSFVVRSKAAPENVLTDHEEWKNLWLESRAKPVTQKLHRV; translated from the coding sequence ATGAGACTGACTATAGATCAAGTGATTCAATACCAGACGGAAGGCTACTTAATCGTAGAGGATGTAATCAGCGACGACATTCTGCAGCCGGTCATCGATGAACTGAGCGCCGAAATCGCGAGGAAGGCCGAGCAGCTACATACGGAAGGGAAAATAACGAACCTGCATGAATCGGAGCCTTTCGAGCGGCGTTATGGCCTGCTTCACGCGCAATGTGCCGAGATCGGCAGAGGGCTGGATATTAATGAATATCTGGGAAAAGCCATGTTCGATTTCCTGCGCAACGACAGCCTGCTTGATCTGGTGGAGTGCTTGCTCGGAAGCGAGCTGAGCTGCAATCCCATACAGCATGTACGCGCGAAGCTGCCGCTGAACCCGGCTGCAGGCCGGACGGAAACGAACTATTACGAGAACGTGCCATGGCATCAAGACTGCGCCGTTACCACCGAGGATTCGGATGCCTCCGAAATCATTACCTTCTGGCTGCCGCTGATCGACGCGACGGCAGTGACGGGCTGCATGGAAATTATGCCGGAGGTGTTCAAGCTCGGCTATATGAAGCATCAGGCGCAAGGAGGGACGACGATCGTTCCCGAACAGCTGCCTCATGTTGAGCCTGTATGTGGGGAATGCCGCAAAGGCGGTATCGTAATCATGAACAAGTACACCCCGCACCGCGGAATAACGAATCGCTCGGACCGGATCAGATGGTCGATCGACCTCCGCTATCATAAGAGCGGAGCCAACTCCGGCCGCTCGATCCAGCCGTCCTTCGTCGTAAGAAGCAAAGCGGCGCCGGAGAATGTTCTCACGGACCATGAGGAATGGAAGAACCTCTGGCTGGAATCCAGAGCAAAGCCTGTGACGCAGAAGCTGCATCGCGTGTGA
- a CDS encoding YjhG/YagF family D-xylonate dehydratase: MSSLFTRMMDESRHDLYDIRTSAPGPAGSLPLTHELLMEAPSGDLFGLSQNVGMGWLPNQLHGKQVLILSTQGGIRNEDGTPIALGYHTGHWEVGLLAKAAAEEIQRRGGVPFAGYVSDPCDGRSQGTTGMFDSLPYRNDAAIVFRRLIRSLPTRRAVLGVATCDKGLPAMMIALAAMHDLPCIVIPGGVTLPPSHGEDAGKVQTIGARYANREITLQEAADAGCRACATPGGGCQFLGTAATAQVVAEALGMALPHSALAPSGQPIWEEMARQSAASVMELEAKGIRMRDIVTDASIHNAMAVHAAFGGSTNLLLHIPAIAHAAGCAVPTVNDWARINRSVPRLVSVLPNGPEYHSTVRAFLAGGVPEVMLQLRQLGVLDESVMTAAGETLGRVLDWWKTSDRRALLRERLREADGVDPNSVIMSPEESKRRGLTSTITFVSGNIAPEGSVMKSTAIDPSVVGADGVYRHTGRAKVFTTEREAIRALKTGGIEAGDVLALIGRGPSGTGMEETYQLTSALKYLPFGKYVSLITDARFSGVSTGACIGHIGPEALAGGPIGKLLDGDLIEIVIDLNRLEGSVNFVGQGEERFTAAEGEAILAARGPHPDLASDPALPEDTRLWAALQSVSGGTWRGCVYDTERIITALAAGKKALGW; encoded by the coding sequence ATGAGCAGTCTGTTCACTCGCATGATGGACGAATCGAGACATGACCTCTACGATATTCGCACTTCGGCGCCCGGACCTGCGGGCTCCTTGCCGCTTACGCATGAGCTGCTGATGGAGGCACCGAGCGGCGATTTATTCGGATTGTCGCAAAATGTCGGTATGGGCTGGCTGCCGAATCAACTGCATGGCAAGCAAGTGCTCATTCTTAGCACACAAGGCGGGATTCGGAACGAGGATGGCACGCCGATAGCGCTCGGTTACCACACGGGCCACTGGGAGGTGGGATTGCTGGCAAAAGCCGCCGCCGAAGAAATTCAGCGAAGAGGGGGAGTGCCCTTCGCCGGTTACGTCAGCGATCCATGCGACGGCCGTTCGCAGGGCACGACCGGGATGTTCGATTCGTTGCCGTATCGCAACGACGCTGCCATCGTATTCCGGAGGCTCATCCGCTCGTTGCCAACGCGACGGGCGGTGCTAGGCGTAGCTACGTGCGACAAAGGACTGCCGGCAATGATGATCGCCCTTGCCGCCATGCATGACCTGCCTTGCATCGTTATTCCGGGCGGAGTTACCTTGCCGCCAAGCCACGGCGAGGACGCCGGTAAAGTACAGACGATAGGCGCCCGGTATGCGAATCGCGAGATTACGCTGCAGGAGGCTGCCGATGCCGGCTGCCGCGCTTGCGCAACGCCTGGAGGAGGCTGCCAGTTTCTTGGCACGGCGGCAACCGCGCAGGTCGTTGCCGAGGCGCTCGGCATGGCGCTCCCGCATTCGGCGCTTGCCCCTTCAGGCCAGCCGATCTGGGAGGAAATGGCCCGTCAGTCAGCCGCCTCGGTCATGGAGTTGGAGGCGAAAGGGATACGCATGCGGGATATCGTAACCGACGCCTCGATTCACAACGCCATGGCCGTACATGCTGCCTTCGGAGGCTCCACGAATTTGCTTCTGCATATTCCCGCGATCGCTCATGCGGCAGGATGCGCGGTTCCGACGGTAAACGACTGGGCCCGAATCAACCGGTCTGTACCGCGGCTAGTGAGCGTATTGCCGAACGGACCCGAGTATCATTCCACGGTTCGCGCTTTTCTGGCGGGCGGAGTTCCTGAAGTCATGCTGCAGCTTCGACAGCTCGGCGTGCTAGACGAAAGCGTCATGACGGCCGCCGGGGAAACTCTCGGTCGGGTGCTCGATTGGTGGAAGACTTCCGACAGACGCGCCCTGCTGCGGGAACGGCTCCGGGAGGCGGACGGCGTGGATCCGAACAGCGTCATCATGAGTCCGGAGGAATCGAAGAGACGTGGACTCACCTCGACGATTACGTTCGTGTCCGGCAATATCGCCCCGGAGGGCTCGGTTATGAAGTCGACCGCAATCGATCCCAGCGTCGTTGGCGCAGACGGGGTTTATCGGCATACGGGCAGAGCCAAGGTGTTTACGACCGAGAGGGAGGCGATCCGGGCACTGAAAACGGGCGGCATCGAAGCCGGCGATGTTCTGGCTCTGATCGGCAGAGGGCCTTCCGGAACCGGCATGGAGGAGACGTATCAGCTTACATCCGCGTTGAAATACTTGCCTTTCGGCAAATATGTCTCGCTTATTACCGATGCGAGATTTTCCGGCGTTTCCACGGGTGCGTGTATTGGTCATATTGGACCCGAAGCATTAGCGGGAGGGCCGATCGGCAAGCTGTTGGACGGCGATCTCATCGAGATTGTCATCGACCTTAACAGGCTGGAGGGATCCGTCAACTTCGTCGGCCAAGGAGAGGAACGCTTCACCGCGGCGGAAGGCGAGGCTATACTGGCGGCCCGCGGCCCCCATCCGGATTTGGCCTCCGATCCGGCATTGCCTGAGGATACTCGATTGTGGGCCGCACTGCAATCCGTGAGCGGAGGTACTTGGCGCGGTTGCGTTTACGATACGGAGAGAATTATAACCGCGCTTGCCGCTGGAAAAAAAGCGCTTGGTTGGTAA
- the trhO gene encoding oxygen-dependent tRNA uridine(34) hydroxylase TrhO produces the protein MTNTESKYAVLLFYKFVNIPNAQEFTQEHLAYCKQLGIKGRILIADEGINGTLSGTIEQTDQYMADMRQNPLFTDMVYKIDYEDEHAFRKIFVRYRQELVTFRLPDMELDPNVIGGKRLSPVEFHEYLQRDDVIVLDGRNGYEFDLGHFRNAIRPDIEAFREFPEWIRENMSQFKDKPVLTYCTGGIRCEKLTGFLIEEGFQDVYQLDGGIVTYGKDEEVKGRLFDGQCYVFDERISVPINRTDEDITVGRCIHCDSPSNRFINCANDACHRQHICCEECDVIHSSHCSDECVEVTNTLLAQKQDRDQAMKKAAI, from the coding sequence ATGACGAACACAGAATCAAAATATGCCGTATTGCTATTCTATAAATTTGTCAACATTCCGAATGCTCAAGAATTCACGCAAGAGCATCTGGCTTATTGTAAACAGCTTGGCATTAAAGGACGGATTCTCATTGCCGACGAAGGCATTAACGGAACGCTGTCCGGGACGATTGAGCAGACCGATCAATATATGGCGGATATGCGCCAGAATCCTCTTTTTACCGACATGGTATATAAGATCGATTATGAAGACGAGCATGCATTCAGGAAGATATTCGTTCGCTATAGACAAGAGCTCGTTACGTTCCGCTTGCCCGATATGGAGCTGGATCCGAACGTAATCGGCGGTAAGCGGCTGAGCCCCGTTGAGTTTCACGAGTATCTCCAGCGGGACGATGTCATCGTGCTCGATGGCCGGAACGGATACGAATTCGACCTTGGGCATTTCCGCAACGCGATACGGCCCGATATCGAGGCGTTCCGCGAGTTCCCCGAGTGGATTCGGGAGAATATGAGCCAGTTCAAGGACAAACCCGTTCTCACTTACTGCACGGGCGGAATCCGCTGCGAGAAGCTGACCGGCTTCCTGATCGAGGAAGGGTTCCAGGACGTCTACCAGCTGGACGGGGGCATCGTTACCTACGGCAAGGATGAAGAGGTCAAGGGTCGTCTGTTCGACGGCCAATGCTACGTATTCGATGAGCGCATCTCCGTTCCGATTAACCGTACGGATGAAGATATTACGGTGGGACGCTGCATTCACTGCGACAGCCCGTCTAACCGCTTCATTAACTGCGCTAACGATGCCTGCCACCGTCAGCACATCTGCTGCGAGGAATGCGACGTCATTCACAGCAGCCATTGCTCCGACGAATGCGTCGAAGTTACGAATACCCTCTTAGCTCAAAAGCAGGATAGGGACCAAGCCATGAAGAAGGCTGCCATCTAG
- a CDS encoding NADPH-dependent FMN reductase: MKLLGISGTVTGSKTRIGTEKVLETVRNSYEDVTAELLDLKDYNVQFCDGRDPLTYTGDTKAVIDKVMSADFYLISTPIYQASLTGALKNLFDLVPPSAFRGKVIGFLATGGTYQHYLVIENQLKPIAGYFRAFVTPSYVYLHDNHFNENREITDLDALSRIDHLAHELVWMQRQLKS, encoded by the coding sequence ATGAAGTTACTCGGTATTTCGGGAACGGTGACCGGTTCGAAGACCCGGATCGGAACTGAAAAGGTGCTTGAAACCGTTCGGAACAGCTATGAAGATGTCACTGCGGAACTGCTTGATTTGAAGGATTATAACGTACAATTTTGCGATGGGCGGGATCCCCTTACTTATACAGGCGATACGAAGGCGGTCATCGACAAGGTGATGTCGGCAGACTTTTATTTGATTTCCACGCCGATCTATCAGGCATCGCTCACAGGCGCGCTGAAGAACCTGTTCGATCTCGTTCCCCCGTCGGCCTTCCGGGGCAAGGTCATCGGGTTTCTCGCTACAGGCGGAACGTACCAGCATTATCTGGTCATCGAGAATCAGTTGAAGCCGATCGCGGGCTATTTCAGAGCTTTTGTCACGCCAAGCTACGTGTACCTTCACGACAATCATTTTAATGAAAACCGGGAAATCACAGATCTGGACGCTCTAAGCCGCATCGATCACCTGGCTCATGAGCTGGTATGGATGCAGCGGCAGTTAAAATCATAA
- a CDS encoding indolepyruvate ferredoxin oxidoreductase subunit alpha, with protein sequence MPFVIVEPCIDEKAADCVDVCPVDCIAEGPDQYFIDVDTCIDCGACEAACPVEAVKWDTELTEEEQIFVEKAAQFYSSR encoded by the coding sequence ATGCCATTTGTAATCGTTGAGCCTTGTATCGACGAGAAAGCAGCCGATTGCGTCGATGTTTGTCCGGTTGACTGCATTGCCGAAGGTCCGGATCAATACTTTATTGATGTCGACACCTGCATCGACTGCGGCGCTTGCGAAGCAGCCTGTCCCGTTGAAGCCGTTAAATGGGATACAGAATTGACGGAAGAAGAACAAATATTTGTCGAAAAAGCGGCACAGTTTTATAGCAGTCGCTAA
- a CDS encoding helix-turn-helix transcriptional regulator — translation MEPRDDLSTRETILHLLKTNDELSAKELTERLNITLMAVRRHIDVLERDGLVDSRTVRQPMGRPASVFRLTSKADALFPSKYHAVALDLLDELIQETEPGLVDRLFERRAHTLYNKYKDSLADKDLEGKVAALARIQNDNGYMAEWKKNSEDEFLLTEHNCPISQIAIQYKHVCRCELELFETLLDADIDRPECLSQGATKCAYTIRRRGSSSEAAL, via the coding sequence GTGGAGCCTAGAGACGATTTATCGACACGGGAGACGATCCTGCATCTGCTCAAGACGAATGACGAGCTCAGCGCCAAAGAACTGACGGAGCGCTTGAATATTACCCTTATGGCGGTTCGCCGTCATATCGACGTGCTGGAACGCGATGGATTAGTGGACTCAAGGACCGTAAGGCAGCCGATGGGCCGGCCCGCTTCGGTATTCCGGCTGACCTCGAAAGCCGATGCGTTATTCCCAAGCAAGTATCATGCGGTTGCTCTTGACCTCCTCGATGAGCTTATACAAGAAACGGAACCCGGGCTGGTTGACCGGTTGTTCGAGCGCCGTGCACACACTTTGTACAATAAATATAAAGATTCGTTGGCGGACAAGGACTTGGAAGGCAAAGTCGCCGCGCTTGCCCGGATTCAGAACGACAACGGCTATATGGCGGAATGGAAAAAAAACAGCGAGGACGAATTTCTCCTCACGGAGCATAATTGTCCCATCTCTCAAATAGCCATTCAATATAAGCATGTTTGCCGTTGCGAATTGGAATTATTCGAGACCTTGTTGGATGCGGACATTGACCGGCCCGAATGCTTGTCCCAGGGCGCAACGAAATGCGCGTATACGATTCGGCGTCGAGGGAGCAGTTCCGAAGCCGCGCTTTAA
- a CDS encoding globin domain-containing protein, translating into MTLFEQMGGTPVLNKTVTLFYQNVVTDPKISHLFPEDITPVMEKQAQFLTQFLGGPPLYTSVHGHPRMRARHLPFEITRERADAWLSCMRRALEQTVPDASLRDSILERLSSSAYFFVNTEG; encoded by the coding sequence ATGACCCTATTCGAACAGATGGGCGGAACGCCCGTATTGAACAAGACGGTCACGCTATTTTATCAGAATGTGGTGACTGATCCGAAGATTTCTCATTTGTTTCCGGAGGATATTACGCCTGTCATGGAGAAGCAGGCACAGTTTCTCACGCAATTTCTAGGCGGACCGCCTTTATATACAAGCGTGCACGGCCATCCGAGGATGAGAGCGCGCCACTTGCCTTTCGAAATTACGAGGGAGCGCGCGGATGCATGGCTGTCCTGCATGAGACGGGCATTGGAACAAACGGTGCCGGACGCTTCGCTTCGAGACAGTATATTGGAACGACTATCCTCATCCGCCTACTTCTTCGTTAATACGGAGGGGTAA
- a CDS encoding YuzB family protein codes for MGLGLVVVEVCIRNAMAKHALEELEEEYPEVAIQRTDCLSMCNLCRARPYAMVNQKKIYDESEERCLGKVKEAVEEEIKAFFE; via the coding sequence ATGGGATTGGGGCTTGTCGTCGTCGAAGTATGTATCCGAAATGCAATGGCGAAGCACGCATTGGAAGAGCTGGAGGAAGAATATCCGGAGGTTGCCATTCAACGAACGGATTGCTTGTCGATGTGCAATCTGTGCCGGGCAAGGCCTTACGCAATGGTTAACCAGAAGAAGATCTACGATGAATCGGAGGAACGATGCCTCGGCAAGGTAAAGGAAGCCGTCGAGGAGGAAATTAAGGCGTTCTTCGAATAA
- a CDS encoding 2Fe-2S iron-sulfur cluster-binding protein: MKLLRKLFSSKSGSPEESVDRLSPPETGRNEASAMAGDVVLIGRSIRRQVAASEGVTILELAQKHEVDWNSNCKRGTCARCRCLVVDGSEFLTETNEAELNRLEPEELEEGYRLACQTRIRTAGPVTVKYKPYF; this comes from the coding sequence ATGAAATTGTTGCGCAAGCTGTTTTCCAGCAAGTCCGGTTCACCGGAAGAATCCGTCGATCGCCTAAGCCCGCCTGAGACCGGGCGTAACGAGGCATCTGCAATGGCTGGCGATGTGGTGCTAATTGGCCGCAGTATTCGCCGTCAGGTCGCGGCTTCTGAAGGCGTTACGATATTGGAGCTGGCGCAGAAGCATGAGGTGGATTGGAACTCGAATTGCAAACGCGGCACATGCGCGCGCTGCCGCTGTCTTGTCGTGGATGGAAGCGAGTTTTTAACCGAAACGAATGAAGCGGAATTAAACCGGTTGGAGCCCGAAGAGCTTGAAGAGGGCTACCGCTTGGCCTGTCAGACCCGGATCCGGACTGCCGGACCGGTTACGGTGAAATATAAGCCTTATTTCTAA
- a CDS encoding indolepyruvate ferredoxin oxidoreductase subunit alpha, translating to MSYVITSACVDEKAADCVDACPVDCIHEGEDQYYIDPDVCIACGACETMCPVAAIYYIDDVPKEEEAYIEKAVQFFNNK from the coding sequence ATGAGTTATGTTATTACTTCTGCTTGCGTGGATGAGAAAGCAGCCGATTGCGTAGACGCATGTCCGGTCGATTGTATCCATGAAGGCGAGGATCAGTACTATATTGATCCGGACGTTTGCATCGCTTGCGGTGCCTGCGAAACGATGTGTCCGGTTGCGGCGATCTATTACATCGATGATGTGCCGAAAGAAGAAGAAGCATACATCGAGAAGGCCGTTCAATTTTTTAACAACAAGTAA
- a CDS encoding winged helix-turn-helix transcriptional regulator — translation MNRNDEQICLAAVNEALQVIGSKWAFLVISQLYYGPQRFNQLRRSLSKSNISIKSLTDILRHLEHYKIVNRQVFPTIPISVEYSLTEKGKEYRTILLQMREWGEKWITTPNN, via the coding sequence TTGAACCGAAATGATGAGCAAATATGCCTTGCCGCTGTTAACGAAGCGTTACAAGTGATAGGCAGCAAATGGGCGTTCTTAGTAATCTCTCAATTATATTATGGTCCTCAGCGCTTCAATCAGTTGCGTAGAAGTTTGAGCAAAAGCAACATCAGCATCAAATCTTTAACAGATATCCTGCGACATTTAGAACATTATAAAATCGTAAATCGTCAAGTATTCCCAACAATCCCTATAAGCGTAGAGTACTCTTTAACGGAAAAAGGCAAGGAGTATAGGACAATACTCCTTCAAATGCGCGAATGGGGAGAAAAATGGATCACGACTCCAAATAACTAA
- a CDS encoding NmrA/HSCARG family protein, whose product MTSFNKTVLVLGATGQQGGAVAAHLLADGWQVRVFTRDTSSKAARALAQAGAQLVSGDMGERRSLDAAMQGVYGVFSVQPPMWEPSDASTIEEIQLGKNVADAAKDAGVQHFVYSSNSGADKQSRFRYFAKWEIEQYIKTLGLQATILRPSGFMESYVSPFYGIQNGTLAEAANPDVPVKCIAVDDIGAFVMLAFKHPDKFLGKTIEIAGDALTPPNIAAAITRATGRPVNYVQIPIETVRQHNEILARIYEWLNGDGYKVDFPTLGNLHPGLMNFDTWLEKKGKAMFEVFFRSNQTS is encoded by the coding sequence ATGACATCATTTAATAAGACGGTTTTAGTTTTAGGAGCTACCGGCCAGCAAGGTGGTGCGGTAGCGGCACATCTACTGGCTGATGGTTGGCAAGTGCGTGTATTCACCCGTGATACTTCAAGTAAGGCTGCTCGGGCTCTTGCACAGGCTGGCGCTCAACTTGTCTCAGGGGATATGGGAGAACGTAGATCGCTAGATGCTGCTATGCAAGGAGTGTACGGGGTCTTCAGCGTTCAACCCCCTATGTGGGAACCTAGCGATGCCTCTACGATCGAAGAGATTCAATTGGGTAAAAATGTAGCTGATGCTGCGAAAGATGCCGGGGTTCAACATTTCGTCTATTCATCGAATAGCGGTGCTGACAAACAGTCCCGCTTTCGTTACTTTGCCAAGTGGGAAATTGAACAATATATTAAGACGCTTGGTCTTCAAGCAACGATATTGCGCCCGTCTGGATTTATGGAAAGTTACGTTAGCCCGTTTTATGGTATTCAAAATGGAACATTAGCAGAAGCCGCCAACCCGGACGTGCCTGTAAAGTGTATAGCTGTGGATGACATCGGTGCATTTGTCATGCTTGCCTTCAAACATCCCGACAAATTTTTGGGTAAGACGATCGAAATCGCCGGTGATGCGTTGACTCCGCCTAACATTGCCGCAGCCATTACTCGTGCGACTGGTCGCCCAGTCAACTACGTCCAGATTCCTATAGAAACTGTACGTCAGCATAACGAGATCTTGGCCCGGATATATGAATGGTTGAACGGAGACGGCTACAAAGTAGATTTTCCCACATTGGGCAACCTTCACCCTGGTCTTATGAATTTCGACACTTGGCTAGAGAAGAAGGGTAAAGCGATGTTCGAAGTCTTTTTTCGTTCTAACCAAACAAGTTAA